In the Dolichospermum flos-aquae CCAP 1403/13F genome, CTGGAGAATCTGTAGAGTCACTGATTCCTGTATTTAAAGAGGTATGCGATCGCTCTCCTAAAGCCAGTTCAGCCTGGGTTTGTCTCGCTTGGTTATATCTTCTTGATAATAAAGGTAAATTGGCTTTCAACGCTGCTAATAAAGCTGTGAAACTCAATCCCCAAGATCCGCAAGGAAGAATTAATCTGGCTTTAGCTATGTTAGAAACAGGTCAAAAAGGTTTACGGGAACACATTGATTTTGCACAACAATTGATATTTGTCAATGAAGAATGGCAGGAAGAAGTTAAAAATAGCATTGAAGATGGTTTAACCAGAAAACCTGATTGGAAAAACTTAGCCAAAGTCAAAAAATGGTTATTTGAAAAATAGGGAACAGGGAACAGGGAGAAGATACTTCCAATTAACAACTGACAACTGTACGGGCGAAGCATTTGGAGAACTATTTTTGGCAATGACCGATAATTTATCTTCCAAATGCTTCGCCCCTACTGACAACTGACAATTGACCAATCAAAATGAAAGACAAATTATTAAACTGGCTCAACTTAATCTTAGTCGCTGATGTTTTTTTAGTGATTTTGGGTTTTGCGTGGCTTGTTATAGCCGTGATTGGTGATGCTTCGGGAATCAATTTAGGTTTAGATTTGTGGCACAAACTCTGGATGCCAGTATTTAATCCTGCTATTGGTATATTGATGGGTGGTGCGCTATTTAGTGGCATTATTAGCTGGGTATCGAAGAAGCTGACCAAAAATGAGTTGTCTTGAATTTTACTCATTTTCAAATAGCTGGATTAATCGTCTGAAAGGGTTTAGCAATGCTCATTGGTGTCAACTTAACGTACAACCCATAGCCCGACTGGGAATGATAGCGCAGCGTGGCGTAAGCCATATTCCCTGTCTAATAGCGCAAGTCATCTAAAGATGACTGAATACTAGGAAAATGTATTAGTCCGTTTTAACGGACTTGATCTATTAGACAGGGAATTTATTCCCTGGTGGGTGTGGAAGCCAAACAAATAAGCCACTTGTACTGAGCTTGCGATGCCCTGAGCCTGTCGAAGGGTCGAAGTATCTGTAGCCTAAGTTGACACAAGTAAGCATTGCTAAACCCCTACAAATAATCCACAACAAATAGAAAGCCCAGAGATAACAATTAATTTGATTGATAATCTTGACAACCAATTGCTTCTTCTGTATTCGCAATGTATGGATTTACTGTACATTTAAGACGATAATTATTAGTAAAAAATTGGCAATTAGGACAGGGGATTTTGTGCATTTCTTGAGCAATTTTAACAGTCTCTTTTGTTGCTGTCCATAAATTCAAAAATACCAAAACCATCACAGTCCAAGATGTGATAAAGCAAATCGGAATCAAGAATGCTTTTATTCCCTGAATTAGAAAAGATATAAAATTCAACATGGCAATTTATAAAATAAGTGAGGAGTTAGAAATTAATATAACTCCTAACTCCTCATTGCTCACGTCTAGCTGAAGATATATTCAATTAAACGCCAGCGTGACCTAATGCAATACCTGTTACCAACATTCCCAAAACCAAAAACGGTTGGGCGCTGGCTTGATATTTGACATCATTGGCTATGGGATCACGGAGAAAATACATATCTTGGAAAGTGATTTGGGGAATGATTAATAAGACGAGAATTGCTGCATATAAATTCTCGTGAATACTCACCAAATAACCTGCCACCAAACCTTGAAATAAATCAATCATGACTACACAAATCAAAGCCGCAGTTTGGATGCCAAACATAACTGGTAATGATTGTAGTCCTAATTGGCGATCGCCTTCCACACTCTTAAAATCATTGACAATGGCAATACCCAAACCAGCCAAACTGTAGAATAGAGTCAGAATCACAATTTTCCAATTCAATTCTCCAAATAAAGCATGACCAGCCCACCAAGGTAAAGCAATGTAACTTGCACCCAAAGCATAATTTCCTAACCAACCATTTTGTTTTAATTTCAATGGTGGTGCAGAATAGATATAGGCGATAAAAGTCCCAAAAACGGACAACATTAAAACAGTAGGAAATGGATGACCTGCCCATAAATCTAAGGTATAAGCCACCCCACATCCTAATAATAGTAAAAGCACGAATTGGCTAATTACTTGCTTTTCAGAAATTCTCCCCGAAGGTATGGGACGGTAAGGCTCATTAATCGCGTCAATTTCTCGGTCATAATAATCATTGATGGTTTGGGTATAACCAGTCAATAAAGGACCAGAAAGCAACATACAAAGGGCAGACTTCAAAACATTTTCTAAAGTCCAAGTGTAGTTACCAGAAGAAGCCGCACCGCAGACCACACCCCAAATTAGGGGAATCCAGGTAATCGGTTTCATCAATTGCAAGCGAATTTTCCAAATAGAAGTTTCCCCAGCACTTGCACCTTTCATTCCCAGCAATTGCCGAGTTTTCGCATTACGGTCTTCTGCAATTGTGACTTCTGGATTTGTTGATTCTATAGCCTCATTCGGCTGAGAATTTGGGTCAATGGGAGTTGATTCAGACATAAGGGGTAATGGTAATTGGTAATAGGTGATTGGTAATAGGTAATGGGTAATTGGTAATTATTGCCCAGTCACCAATCCCCAGTCCCCAATCCCTAAAAAGAAATTATCAAATAACTATTTTGAAACTTTGCACCAGTTACAGGTTTACCACTTAAAGCCGGGGGGAGGAAGATATTACGTCTTTGATCTCCGGCTTCTACTGTGACTTCTGGTCCCTGTTGAGTAAGTTTTACCTGTTTTTTGTCGAAACCAGGTAAAAATAAGCGGACTTGGCGATTATGTACGTCAATTTCAATTGGTTGGTTAGCTTGTAATGCTTGCTCAACAAAGTTGGGTAAAGCATCTATCAGAGGTTGCCATTCCCCCTGGGAGACATCAGGAACTATGCTCACAGGTAGAGGTGCAAATTCCTGGGATAAGTTAGTATTTTCTCCATCAGCAACTAAGATTGCTCCACCAACAGTTAAACCAATTTGTTGGGCGCTTCCCCACAGATAGCGGGAATTTGCCACATCAATGGGTTCTGATGTTGTCACCAAAAAAGCGGCAACTCGCTGGGGATTAGCTAAAGCGGCTTTACCTTGTTCGAGAAAATTATTAACTTGGTTAGTGGGTTGAGAAAAATTATCAGCAGTCCAATTAATATTAAAAAGACTGCTAATTAAAGGTTGAATTAGGGGAGATTCGGTAATTGTTTTCCCTAAATCGGAATTTACGAACAATTGCCTAAATCGTCTCATATACCAACTTAAAGATTCTGGCATTCCCAACATTCGCAAGCTGGCAGCATCGCCTGTGCCATCATAGATAATCGCGTCATATTTGCCACTGGCATCATATTCACGAATCGCATTGAGAGCAAGGGCGTTGTCCATACCTGGTAATACCACCAGTTCCTGCCCATAAACCTCTTTCAAAATCGGTGTGCGGAGGTATTGAGCCTCCAATTTTTTCACTTCGTCCCAGTTGCGTTCTAGCAGTACAGATGCTTGAAACTGTACTGCTTGTAGATTAGGAGAGATTTCCTGGGGGTCAGGAGTCAGAGTAGTATTGAGTAGAATTGGCAATGTTGGATCTGCTAGTCCTGCTAGAAGTACCCTTTTGCCTTGTGTTGCCAAACTAATGGCTGCGGCGATCGCTATCTTACTGCGAGCGATGCCGTTTTTGCCCAAAAATGTCAGTATCAAGGCCATTACTCAATTTCCAATTTTGCCGATCTTTTCAATAACAACTTAGCACTCAACCAATCTTTTTAGCCTCTACTGTAAGTTGTTTTGACTAAGCTGGTTTGATTTCATCTTCAAAAAACCAGGTAGAGAAATTATCGTCAAACTTGACCACCACACCGATTCCCGCCCCGTCAGTGACTTTGTAGCCTTGGATAATGCCGATTTTTCCCAGTTTTTGAGCGATAGTAGAGGATACGCGATCGCGCAAACGAATCACCTTAACTTTCTGTCCGATGTCCATGATCTAGTTACAATAAAATAATCCAAATCTCAGTGTAGCGGAATCTGTCACTTACCCACCATTAATTAACCCCCAGACTTAAATTATTCATCAGTCTGAGGGCAATTTACCAACAAGAGATGCTCCTAAATCAGTGTATTAATCGCCGAAGAAGAAGCTACACCATTTTGCGAATCATTGTGAGTTGATTGCTGTGGCTGGGTTTCTTCCTGTACACCTCGCATCTTAATTAACTTAATAGCCCGGTTCACACTTTCTGGCAAAACTACCACCAGACTACCATCAGGAGCCATGTCCAAGGCTTTGTTAATAGCTGTGGTTTCATCCAAAATTGATTCAAAGCGGTAATTAGGCTTAACTTGGGTAATGCCTTGAATAATCAAATCTGAAGCTGAACCACGAGGTCTACCTCTAGTATCATCATCTTCTTTAATAATAATGTAGTCAAAGATATCTGCTGATAACTTACCTAGAGTCACAAAATCTTCATCACGGCGATCGCCTGGACCACCAATCACACCAATGCGCTGTCCCGTTGTCCAATTCCGAACAAATGACCCCAAGGCCTCATAACTAGCCGCATTGTGGGCATAATCTACCAAAGCATGGTGTTTACCCAAATTAAACAAATTCATCCGTCCTGGGGTCTGACTCACAGAAGCACGGAAGCCTCTTAAACCAGCCCGAATTTGCTCAATGGTGACATCTTGAACAAAAGCCGCCAAACTAGCAGCTAAAGCATTAGCAATCATAAATGGCGCTCTTGCACCCATTGTCAAAGGAATATTTTCTGCTCTTTCGATGCGGTGCGTCCAATCACCTTTGACAATAGACAGATAACCATGTTCATAGACTGCGGCCACTCCACCCTGTTGAATATGTTTCCGTACCAGATCCGAGTCTGGATTCATGGTAAAGTAGGCAATATTTGCCTTAGTCTTTTCTGCCATCGCTGCAACCCGGTGATCATCGGCATTGAGTACCGCATAACCATCAGGAAAAACAGCCTCAGCAACTACACTTTTGAGATGGGCTAATTGTTCAATAGTATCTATATCGCCGATGCCCAGATGGTCAGCAGACACATTTAATACCACACCTACATTAGCATTTTCAAAACCCAACCCAGAGCGCAGAATCCCACCGCGAGCCGATTCCAATACCGCTACTTCTACGGTCGGATCTTGAAGGATAACATGGGCGCTTTGAGGACCTGTATTATCTCCTGATTCTACTAAGAAATCACCGATATAAGTACCGTCTGTAGTTGTGTAGCCTACTACTTTACCAGTTTGCTTATAGATATGTGCTAACAGGCGGGTAGTGGTGGTTTTACCATTTGTGCCTGTGACAGAGAGCAGAGGAATCCGTCCAGATTGTTCATTGGGGAACAGCATATCCATGACCGCACCAGCGACATTGCGGGGGATACCAATGCTGGGGGCGACGTGCATTCGGAAACCAGGGGCGGCGTTGACTTCGACAATTACCGCATCTACTTCTCGGAGCGGACGGCTAATATCGGAAGTGACAATATCTATCCCAGCTACATCTAAACCGATGATTCTCACTACCCGTTGTGCTAACCATATATTTTCCGGGTGAATTTCGTCTGTGCGATCTACAGCACTACCACCTGTACTCAAGTTGGCTGTAGCCCGCAGATAACACATTACCCCCTGGGGTGGCACACTATTGATGGTGTAGCCTTGTCTATCTAGGAGTTGATAGCTGGTACGGTCTAGTTCAATCTTAGTCAAGACATTATCATGCCCGTCACCCCGCTTAGGATCAAGGTTTGTTTCTTCAATTAGCTCTGTAATCGTAGATTTGCCATTACCCACGACATGGGCGGGGATTCTCTCCGCTACAGCAACTACCTTGCCATTAACTACCAATACCCGATGATCTCGTCCTACATAATATCTTTCCACAATCACTGAACGAGAAACTTGTCTAGCCATTTCATAAGCGGCTTCTGCGTCTTCCCAATTACGGATATCAATGGTGATACCCCGGCCATGATTACCATCTGAAGGTTTAATCACGATGGGATAACCACCAACATATTCAACGGCTTCTTCTAAATCATCAAAGAAATTGATAACTGTCCCTCTAGGAACTGGGACACCGTTGGCATCAAGAATCCGTTTAGTAGCTTCTTTATCACCAGCTAGTTCTACACCAAGAATGCCTGTGTTATTGGTCATTGTGGCCTGAATCCGTTTTTGATGGATACCATAGCCCAATTGAATTAAGAATCTAGCTGGTAAAGGCATCCAAGGAATACCTTTTTTCTCCGCTTCTTTGATAATAGCTTCTGTTGAAGGTCCTAGCGAAGCATCACGCCAAAAGTCTTTCAGGTCTTGAACATCTTGCTCTAGTTCGGCTTTGGGATAACGTCCCCGGTCAATAATACTTTGACATAGCCTGACTGCTGCCCGTGCTGCATAGCGACCCGCTTCTTCATTTAGGTACTCAATCACTACCTGATAAATTCCAGGTGTGACAGTTTCACGGGTGCGACCGAAACCTACGTGCATTCCCGCTAATTCCTGGAGTTCCAAGGCTACGTGTTCCACTATATGACCCATCATGGTGCCTTCTCGCACCCGCATCAGAAAACCACCCCGACAGCCAGGGGAGCAGTAGTGACCCTCTAGGCTGGGGAGAGCCTCTACTAATCCTTCATAAAAGCCAGGGATTTCATTAGAGGGCGTTTCGGCAAGATTTTCTAAATCTAGGCGCATGACGATGAGCTTGTGCCGTCGAATGCTCCAGTAATTTGGGCCGCGTAAGGTCTGGATCTTGAGGATTCTCATGGGAATAGGTAGATGGAGATTCGGAACCAAAATTCTAGTTTCTTACTGGAATTGACCGCTAAACTGTTCATGTCAAACAGTTTTTTATGATTAGATAGTATTTATCTAAAATCTGAAAACAGGAAGAAATCAGAGCGCGGTCAAATCATTGTCATCTGAGATACTCTATACCGTCAGCTAGAGATGCGATGCACAGCAGGTAAAACAGTACGTTGGTAAAGATGGAAGCGATCTCCGTAACTGAGGATATGTAGTCTTAAATTATGTAAAGTCAAGGGTTCGTTAGCATTAACATTGGGTTCATTAGTGTGGGTAAGTTCTGTAGGATCAACAATGGTGACACTGCCTTTGCCCATAACTTGTAACCAACCATCTCGTTCAAACACAGCACAGGTATCTTCGTCAATACCAATGCCCAGTCTATCAGGGTGAGCGGCGATGGCACTAACTAATCTCCCCATGCGATTCCGGTTATGGAAATGTTGGTCAACGACAACTTCAGGAATGAATCCTAAGCCTGTTGCCATATCCACTAGGGAACGATTGGGGGTTTCACCACTGCCACCACCTGCGATCATGTGATGTCCCATGACGGCTGCTCCAGCACTTGTTCCTGCTAAAGTCAGTTGTCCGGCTCTCACCCGCTGGCGGATAATTTCCATTGCTGGTGTGTCGGAGAGGACTCCACAAAGACGCAGTTGGTCTCCTCCTGTCAAGAAGACACCACTACAGGCTTCGAGGGATGCTTTAATCTCCGGATTTTCGCATTGTTCCCGTTCCCGAATGTCTAAAATCTCAACCTTCTCCGCACCCATTTCTTCAAAAATGCGAACGTACCTACCAGCAATAATGGCAGGCTCACGGGAGGCTGATGGAATTATTGTAATATACGCCTTGTTACCACCAGCACGAACAAAAAAAGTTCTCAGAATTTCTCGTCCATGAACTTTATCTTCTGCGCCTCCGATAACTAGTACGGCGGTTTTAGTAGCTTGGGGTGTCCTCATTTCCAGCGATTTAACTTCTAACTGCGGCATTGTGTTTCTGCTTGAGGGAGTCAACAACTTCAGGTTAATTCAACAAGGGTTGCTACTTGTTAATTTTCGCCTTTTGCTTTAATGAGAGGACACTGCTTGACGCACACGATGCCTCAATTTTCTCATGTCCGTCATTCTCATGGCCAGCATCTTGTTTTTTACCTATCTACTTTTCCAGCCGGGAATTATAGTGCTAAATTAACTATAATTCCCTTCTGGATTTAGGTTTTAGTCGGCCTTGACACTCTTACTTCTGAGCTTGGCTAGATGCATCCCGGAAGTTGTTAACTTTGGTGGGATTATTAATTTAAATTTAGTAGTGACAATATTTAAACATAAATCAAGTAACTAGAAAAACTTTTGATCTCACTTGGAAACAGGGAACAGGAAACAGGGAACAGGGAACAGGGAACAGGGAACAGGGAACAGGGAACAGGGAACAGGGAATAGGGAACAGGGAACAGGAGAGAAACTTCCTTCTTTATTCTTTCTTCTCTTTCTCCTGATTCGGTGACTCCTGACTCGGTGACTCCTGACTCGGTGACTCCTGAACTCCTGACTCCTGACTCATGTGCTACGTTATCAGTTATTCTATTGGCTAGGTATCTACCCTTAAAATTAGTTCTATCGAGTCCGAATTACTGTGCGTTTTGATATAGTTACACTTTTCCCTGACTGTTTCACGTCAATTCTCAATTCTGGTTTGCTGGCTAAGGCCTTAGCTAAACAGATTGCTCAAGTGCATCTAGTTAATCCCAGAGACTTTACCACGGACAAACACCACAAGGTGGATGATGAAACCTATGGTGGTGGTGTGGGAATGCTGATGAAGCCAGAACCGATTTTCGCGGCTGTGGAGTCTTTGCCGATTCTACCCCGTCGTGATGTGATTTTGATGAGTCCCCAAGGACAACCGATGAACCAGCCCTTACTGCGCGAATTAGCCGCGGATTATGACCAATTGATTGTTATTTGTGGTCATTATGAAGGGGTAGATGACAGGGTGCTAAATTTGGTGACTCGTGAGATCTCTTTGGGCGATTTTATCCTCACTGGGGGAGAAATTCCTTCTATGGCTTTGATTAATGGTGTGACGCGGTTGCTACCGGGAACTGTGGGTAAGGAGGAATCTCTCAAAAATGAAAGTTTTGAAGCGGGTTTGTTAGATTTTCCCCAGTATACTCGTCCTGCTAATTTTCGTGGTTGGAAAGTCCCAGATGTGCTACTAAGTGGTAATCATGCAGCAATAGCTCGTTGGCGTTTTCAACAACAAATTCAGCGCACTGCTTCCCGTCGTCCCGATTTGCTGAAAAAATGGCAAGAAGAGCAGGGAGAGTAGGGGGAGTAGGGGGAGTAGGGGGGGTAGGGGGAGTAGGGGGGTAGGGGGAGTAGGGGGAGTAGGGGGAGTAGGGGGAGTAGGGGGAGAAAAATATTCTTTTGCAACTGACAACTGTAAGGGCGAAGCATTTGGAAGATAAATTATCGGTAGTTGCGAAAAGTGCTTCTCCAAATGCTTCGCCCCTACTAACAACTAACAACTGACAAACTATGAACATCAGAATTGGTAACGGCTACGATATACACAGATTGGTGAGCGATCGCAATTTAATTTTAGGCGGTATTCACATTCCCCATGAACTCGGCTTGTTAGGACACAGTGATGCTGATGTTCTTACCCATGCCATCATGGATGCAATGCTAGGAGCATTATCTTTAGGGGATATTGGTCATTATTTTCCCCCTACAGATCCAAAATGGAAAGGGGCTGATAGTCTTGTACTATTAGATCAAGTACATCAATTAATTCGTGACCAAGGTTGGAAAATTGGCAATATTGATTCTGTAATTGTGGCTGAACGTCCCAAATTAAAACCCCATATTTCTCAAATGCGGGATAAATTAGCCGCAGTTTTAGAAGTAGAACCAAATCAAATTGGTGTCAAAGCTACAACTAATGAAAAACTTGGATCAACGGGAAGAGAAGAGGGTATTTGTGCTTATGCTGTAGTTTTGTTGGTGGCTGGTGATTGATTCATAACTAATAGGAGAATAAGAGAATGTTTAGTTTAGATAAACCAGAAAAACTAATTAAAATCAGACTTATTTCTAGTATTTGGAATAATCAATTTGATTCACCGGAGAAAATAGAAAGTTTATTTCAACTGTCTTCTACAGATATTACCGTCTTAGATCAAAATCAGCAAATTGCATTATTAGTAGATATTACAGCGTAAGAAATTCTGGAAAATCATGAAAATAATTTATCAAAAGTCAGCAATCTGTATTTACAAAACTCTCAAACAAACCCGCGATTTGTTATGTTAGCAAATTTAACAGAAATTAATGTTTTTAAATCTACTAATGGTGTATTTTCTAAACCAGAGATATCATTAAATACAGGAAAAATTCTCAGCCATTATGATTCAGAATTTTGTGAGAAAACAATATTTAATTTCTATTTGAAAACCCTTATAGTATCTTGGTTAAGAGATTTGAGTTATCACTGGAAATCAGAAATACCATCTGCATCTGAAAAATTTGAAAGAATAGGTTTATTAGCAAAGATAAAAAATGGAGAAACATATTCACAAAACTATGAATAAAAGTAGATAATTTATATTTAATTACCAGTATCAGGAATATCAAAATATTAAAAACATGACATTACAAAAAATACTCAATCTGACAAAACGCTTTTTCTTATTAATCACAATTATTGCATTTACAGCAATGACAATTACCGCTTGTAACCCAATTCAATTAAAAACCAATGCGGCTCAAGTTCCCCAATTAGTCAGAAGTATTCTAAATGATCCAAAAACATTTAATGCGGCACTTGGTTCTGAATCACCAAATATTTTTGATCTTACTTATGAAGGATTATTAACGCAAAATCCTATTAGCGGTAAAATAGAAGGAGCATTAGCTCAATCATGGGAAATATCACCTGATAAAACCAAAATTACCTTTACCATGCGTGAGGGTTTAAAATGGTCAGACGGACAACCATTAACAGTTGATGATGTCGTATTTACCTACAATGATATTTATTTAAATGAAAAAATTCCCACAGATACTAGAGATGTTTTGAGAATTGGTAAAGATCGCAAATTACCAACTGTGAAAAAAATAGATAATAAAAGAGTAGAATTTAGTGTACCTGAACCATTTAGACCTTTTTTGCTAAATACAAGGGCATCTATTTTACCTGCTCATATTTTAGAAAAATCAGTGAAAACAAAAGATAAAGATAGTAAACTGGAATTTTTGAGTAAATGGAGTGTTGATACTCCCCCAGAAGAAATTATTGTTAATGGACCTTATAAAATTGAAAGATATGATACAAGTCAACGGATAATTTTTCGCCGTAATCCCTATTATTGGCGTAAAGATGCTCAAGGTAAATCACAACCTTATATTGAACGGATAATTTGGCAAATTGTGGAATCAACAGATGCTTCTTTACTCCAATTTCGTTCCGGTGATTTAGATTCTATTAGTGTTTC is a window encoding:
- a CDS encoding tetratricopeptide repeat protein, with protein sequence MTNTIDSVDSLFDKGLERYKAGESVESLIPVFKEVCDRSPKASSAWVCLAWLYLLDNKGKLAFNAANKAVKLNPQDPQGRINLALAMLETGQKGLREHIDFAQQLIFVNEEWQEEVKNSIEDGLTRKPDWKNLAKVKKWLFEK
- the chlG gene encoding chlorophyll synthase ChlG is translated as MSESTPIDPNSQPNEAIESTNPEVTIAEDRNAKTRQLLGMKGASAGETSIWKIRLQLMKPITWIPLIWGVVCGAASSGNYTWTLENVLKSALCMLLSGPLLTGYTQTINDYYDREIDAINEPYRPIPSGRISEKQVISQFVLLLLLGCGVAYTLDLWAGHPFPTVLMLSVFGTFIAYIYSAPPLKLKQNGWLGNYALGASYIALPWWAGHALFGELNWKIVILTLFYSLAGLGIAIVNDFKSVEGDRQLGLQSLPVMFGIQTAALICVVMIDLFQGLVAGYLVSIHENLYAAILVLLIIPQITFQDMYFLRDPIANDVKYQASAQPFLVLGMLVTGIALGHAGV
- a CDS encoding Get3/ArsA fold putative tail anchor-mediating ATPase NosAFP; its protein translation is MALILTFLGKNGIARSKIAIAAAISLATQGKRVLLAGLADPTLPILLNTTLTPDPQEISPNLQAVQFQASVLLERNWDEVKKLEAQYLRTPILKEVYGQELVVLPGMDNALALNAIREYDASGKYDAIIYDGTGDAASLRMLGMPESLSWYMRRFRQLFVNSDLGKTITESPLIQPLISSLFNINWTADNFSQPTNQVNNFLEQGKAALANPQRVAAFLVTTSEPIDVANSRYLWGSAQQIGLTVGGAILVADGENTNLSQEFAPLPVSIVPDVSQGEWQPLIDALPNFVEQALQANQPIEIDVHNRQVRLFLPGFDKKQVKLTQQGPEVTVEAGDQRRNIFLPPALSGKPVTGAKFQNSYLIISF
- the petP gene encoding cytochrome b6f subunit PetP, whose amino-acid sequence is MDIGQKVKVIRLRDRVSSTIAQKLGKIGIIQGYKVTDGAGIGVVVKFDDNFSTWFFEDEIKPA
- the cphA gene encoding cyanophycin synthetase; this translates as MRILKIQTLRGPNYWSIRRHKLIVMRLDLENLAETPSNEIPGFYEGLVEALPSLEGHYCSPGCRGGFLMRVREGTMMGHIVEHVALELQELAGMHVGFGRTRETVTPGIYQVVIEYLNEEAGRYAARAAVRLCQSIIDRGRYPKAELEQDVQDLKDFWRDASLGPSTEAIIKEAEKKGIPWMPLPARFLIQLGYGIHQKRIQATMTNNTGILGVELAGDKEATKRILDANGVPVPRGTVINFFDDLEEAVEYVGGYPIVIKPSDGNHGRGITIDIRNWEDAEAAYEMARQVSRSVIVERYYVGRDHRVLVVNGKVVAVAERIPAHVVGNGKSTITELIEETNLDPKRGDGHDNVLTKIELDRTSYQLLDRQGYTINSVPPQGVMCYLRATANLSTGGSAVDRTDEIHPENIWLAQRVVRIIGLDVAGIDIVTSDISRPLREVDAVIVEVNAAPGFRMHVAPSIGIPRNVAGAVMDMLFPNEQSGRIPLLSVTGTNGKTTTTRLLAHIYKQTGKVVGYTTTDGTYIGDFLVESGDNTGPQSAHVILQDPTVEVAVLESARGGILRSGLGFENANVGVVLNVSADHLGIGDIDTIEQLAHLKSVVAEAVFPDGYAVLNADDHRVAAMAEKTKANIAYFTMNPDSDLVRKHIQQGGVAAVYEHGYLSIVKGDWTHRIERAENIPLTMGARAPFMIANALAASLAAFVQDVTIEQIRAGLRGFRASVSQTPGRMNLFNLGKHHALVDYAHNAASYEALGSFVRNWTTGQRIGVIGGPGDRRDEDFVTLGKLSADIFDYIIIKEDDDTRGRPRGSASDLIIQGITQVKPNYRFESILDETTAINKALDMAPDGSLVVVLPESVNRAIKLIKMRGVQEETQPQQSTHNDSQNGVASSSAINTLI
- a CDS encoding cyanophycinase, which produces MPQLEVKSLEMRTPQATKTAVLVIGGAEDKVHGREILRTFFVRAGGNKAYITIIPSASREPAIIAGRYVRIFEEMGAEKVEILDIREREQCENPEIKASLEACSGVFLTGGDQLRLCGVLSDTPAMEIIRQRVRAGQLTLAGTSAGAAVMGHHMIAGGGSGETPNRSLVDMATGLGFIPEVVVDQHFHNRNRMGRLVSAIAAHPDRLGIGIDEDTCAVFERDGWLQVMGKGSVTIVDPTELTHTNEPNVNANEPLTLHNLRLHILSYGDRFHLYQRTVLPAVHRISS
- the trmD gene encoding tRNA (guanosine(37)-N1)-methyltransferase TrmD: MRFDIVTLFPDCFTSILNSGLLAKALAKQIAQVHLVNPRDFTTDKHHKVDDETYGGGVGMLMKPEPIFAAVESLPILPRRDVILMSPQGQPMNQPLLRELAADYDQLIVICGHYEGVDDRVLNLVTREISLGDFILTGGEIPSMALINGVTRLLPGTVGKEESLKNESFEAGLLDFPQYTRPANFRGWKVPDVLLSGNHAAIARWRFQQQIQRTASRRPDLLKKWQEEQGE
- the ispF gene encoding 2-C-methyl-D-erythritol 2,4-cyclodiphosphate synthase; its protein translation is MNIRIGNGYDIHRLVSDRNLILGGIHIPHELGLLGHSDADVLTHAIMDAMLGALSLGDIGHYFPPTDPKWKGADSLVLLDQVHQLIRDQGWKIGNIDSVIVAERPKLKPHISQMRDKLAAVLEVEPNQIGVKATTNEKLGSTGREEGICAYAVVLLVAGD